One genomic region from Chrysemys picta bellii isolate R12L10 chromosome 18, ASM1138683v2, whole genome shotgun sequence encodes:
- the PPP1R26 gene encoding protein phosphatase 1 regulatory subunit 26 isoform X1 has protein sequence MFLMNASPLIALQTKWESFGQSRSCRYPVCFSESEEDVTRASVSAKVQMIINNLQSQESSLGMNNDYDCITQKKRKGEKRGNRLTSTQQHTKYSKRGCPADSDGTEVEDSSEFGTLLLESDSDDSVDRDIEEAIQEYLKKKSKNIQPLPSNAECSDRTDGDKRVKRELSQNKVTRNLLPMKFKAEMVTDHVGICEKLRAASPLSISSDDSFEQSIHAEIVQFLNEKKQQETNKCVIVEDKNLEQRETQVKSMFKCNKESANKANRSTLKQGCKALLLRHQPKLRKTNVQSKCLKSKISEEPSDFSRGNQAHFKMTATSQPWVVEQNKEGESKRNFCKTEGEQIIESTHLSDSSSDDGIEEAIQLYQLEKIKKEANPTTDLQKGVADISASLTISSTKCASAEDHKKSLSSKRREMSTKSTQFKGTGNEFNKLFKPLKKARSCASPVNKIAKCELTLQASCRADTSAELMCAEAILDISKTIMPPQMGSEDKSFAANPFFYPQSMPSSHCESDSSPVDSDDSIEQEIRAFLALKAQSERLVTKPDNLSHSVQRPLSSERNSVTGGIEPSLPKTLNLSLSRKRRLKGESKVAKQSIDNKTEGMEMGCTHADYGNSAKMPVLQDGSGLSCHRKACEAGRSGNKETSQQQISTEFTGLVDKHVALDFANSLMQVQSNTRELIKNTVQAQERDGTDDKSSSLDSDEDLDSAIKDLLRSKRKLKKKSKDQKIQCKKKVRFGDTETQLLDELSSLQQKDWKCKSSILLKSCLSKSRKDTKENTVRSPQNNVNGRLSKGRTESIKDLPFALQFKKECKPKPVCNENNLEAAKNKRCSLTATSATDDSSSVDSDDSIEQEIRKFLAEKAKDSASSMEIRRDNLTADSLRVTKPRANKGKAKHQLIENETNMLSGQSKKTEKGSHQTDELKSSRRTVGESAIMHDGGKSASYAENVYLHTTLELKAEQGTVWTKGLAAGALSVKGNSLSKKSTIEPKQKSLSSTHSKGDGCTLQKYFNAKSNSKRNSTFQLKISSKFIAGLKYARDRKKSVLLNKRQNVELSLPHSSTLRTEVALSNVCALEQKSGALVQNGDLGGEGKTGIKEANFTQSLIIEETSLRIAETCEKLEAAPLHGKTEADDYRKDNTLGDKQMYCSSDSNPDPQLQEPIMAAVNGDRVSVGTFIFESQNTYTKEEEGESQQDNSRQEEINVPNSSLEGKMLAQQSREADCKEDHVQETLDRSSAEFSDLAVEECTSSLMKSEVSDFPLRTSIDPGLTIQPYITLSPTQLCKNLTLKIQNGRREFQAKNWKQWRK, from the exons ATGTTTCTTATGAATGCCTCTCCTTTGATAGCTCTGCAGACAAAATGGGAGTCCTTTGGACAATCAAGGAGCTGTAGGTACCCTGTTTGCTTCTCTGAATCTGAAGAGGATGTTACTAGAGCATCTGTAAGTGCAAAAGTTCAGATGATCATAAACAACCTGCAAAGTCAAGAGTCTTCCCTGGGTATGAACAATGATTATGACTGTATTACACAGAAAAAACgaaagggagaaaaaaggggTAACAGACTTACATCTACACAACAGCACACTAAATATTCCAAGCGAGGTTGCCCTGCTGATTCTGATGGCACAGAAGTGGAAGACAGTTCAGAGTTTGGGACCCTCCTGTTGGAGTCGGATAGTGACGATTCTGTTGATCGAGACATAGAGGAAGCCATTCAAGAGTACttgaaaaagaaaagcaagaatATCCAGCCGTTGCCAAGCAATGCAGAGTGTTCAGATAGAACAGATGGAGACAAGAGGGTCAAAAGGGAACTCTCACAGAACAAGGTGACTAGAAATCTACTCCCTATGAAATTTaaagctgaaatggtgactgaccACGTGGGAATTTGTGAAAAGCTACGGGCTGCTTCACCTCTGAGCATCAGTAGTGATGACTCTTTTGAACAGAGCATACATGCTGAAATTGTACAGTTCTTGAATGAAAAGAAACAGCAAGAAACTAATAAGTGTGTAATTGTGGAGGATAAAAACCTAGAACAGAGAGAAACTCAAGTGAAATCTATGTTTAAATGTAACAAAGAATCAGCTAACAAAGCAAATCGCAGTACTTTAAAGCAAGGATGCAAAGCACTCCTCTTAAGGCACCAGCCCAAACTAAGGAAGACCAATGTACAATCTAAATGTTTGAAGTCTAAAATCAGTGAAGAGCCTAGTGACTTCAGTAGAGGAAACcaggcacattttaaaatgactgcTACTAGCCAACCCTGGGTTGTTGAGCAAAATAAAGAAGGTGAAAGCAAGAGAAATTTCTGCAAAACCGAAGGGGAACAAATAATTGAAAGCACACACTTATCTGATTCAAGTAGCGATGATGGTATCGAAGAAGCCATTCAGCTTTATCAGCTGGAGAAAATCAAGAAAGAGGCAAACCCTACAACAGACTTGCAAAAAGGTGTGGCAGACATTTCGGCAAGCCTAACAATTAGCTCAACAAAATGTGCATCGGCAGAAGACCATAAAAAATCCTTAAGCagcaaaaggagagagatgaGTACAAAATCTACACAATTTAAAGGCACTGGCAATGAATTTAACAAACTGTTTAAGCCGTTGAAAAAAGCCAGAAGTTGTGCATCTCCAGTAAACAAAATTGCCAAATGCGAGCTCACGTTGCAGGCTTCTTGCAGGGCAGACACATCTGCAGAACTGATGTGTGCGGAAGCCATCCTTGACATTTCCAAAACAATCATGCCACCCCAAATGGGAAGTGAGGACAAATCATTTGCAGCAAACCCTTTCTTCTATCCCCAAAGCATGCCTTCCTCCCACTGTGAAAGTGACAGCAGCCCTGTGGATAGCGATGATAGCATAGAGCAAGAAATCAGGGCTTTTTTGGCTCTCAAGGCACAGTCAGAAAGGCTTGTAACAAAACCTGATAATTTGTCCCACTCTGTGCAGAGGCCTTTGTCTTCTGAGCGTAACAGTGTAACTGGTGGCATTGAACCTTCCCTCCCCAAAACACTGAATTTATCGTTGAGTCGTAAAAGGAGACTTAAAGGAGAAAGCAAAGTAGCAAAACAGAGCATAGACAATAAAACAGAAGGGATGGAGATGGGGTGTACCCATGCGGATTATGGTAATAGCGCCAAAATGCCAGTTTTGCAAGATGGGAGTGGCCTGAGCTGTCATAGAAAAGCTTGTGAAGCTGGAAGGTCTGGTAACAAAGAAACAAGTCAGCAGCAGATCTCTACAGAATTTACTGGGCTTGTTGACAAGCACGTAGCTTTAGACTTCGCAAACAGCTTGATGCAGGTTCAGAGTAACACAAGAGAACTGATAAAAAATACAGTCCAGGCTCAAGAGAGAGATGGTACAGATGACAAGAGCAGTTCTCTGGACAGCGATGAAGATCTTGATAGCGCTATCAAAGACCTCTTAAGGTCCAAGAGGAAACTAAAGAAAAAGTCCAAAGACCAAAAAATCCAATGCAAGAAGAAAGTCAGATTTGGTGACACTGAAACCCAGCTTTTGGATGAACTCAGTAGCCTCCAGCAAAAGGACTGGAAATGCAAAAGTTCTATTCTGCTAAAAAGCTGCCTCTCAAAATCACGTAAAGATACTAAGGAAAATACAGTTAGAAGCCCCCAGAACAATGTAAATGGCAGGCTCTCAAAGGGAAGAACAGAAAGCATAAAGGACTTACCGTTTGCGTTGCAGTTTAAAAAAGAATGTAAACCTAAACCAGTTTGCAACGAGAATAACCTGGAGGCAGCGAAAAATAAAAGATGTTCTTTAACTGCTACTTCAGCAACAGATGACAGCAGCTCTGTGGATAGCGACGACAGCATCGAACAAGAAATTAGGAAATTTTTGGCAGAAAAGGCTAAAGACTCTGCAAGCAGTATGGAAATACGGAGGGATAACTTAACTGCTGACTCATTGAGAGTTACCAAACCACGTGCAAATAAAGGAAAAGCAAAGCATCAGCTAATCGAAAATGAGACTAACATGTTATCAGGTCAGAGtaaaaaaactgaaaagggaTCTCATCAAACAGATGAATTGAAAAGCTCTCGGAGAACTGTAGGAGAAAGTGCAATAATGCATGATGGTGGGAAAAGTGCATCCTACGCAGAGAACGTGTACCTCCATACTACTCTAGAGTTGAAGGCTGAGCAAGGGACAGTATGGACTAAAGGTTTAGCTGCTGGTGCTTTGTCTGTAAAAGGAAATTCATTAAGTAAAAAGAGTACTATAGAGCCTAAGCAGAAAAGCCTTTCATCTACACACAGCAAAGGTGATGGGTGTACATTGCAAAAATACTTTAATGCTAAGTCTAATTCCAAAAGAAATAGCACCTTTCAGTTAAAAATTTCAAGCAAATTTATAGCTGGTCTAAAGTATGCTCGCGATAGAAAGAAATCTGTGCTTTTAAACAAAAGGCAAAATGTAGAACTTTCACTTCCCCATAGCAGCACATTAAGGACTGAGGTAGCTCTCTCGAATGTTTGTGCACTTGAACAGAAAAGTGGAGCCTTGGTGCAAAATGGGGACCTTGGTGGAGAGGGAAAGACAGGAATAAAAGAAGCAAATTTTACTCAGAGCCTCATAATAGAGGAGACAAGTCTCCGTATAGCAGAAACCTGTGAAAAACTGGAGGCTGCTCCTTTGCATGGTAAGACTGAAGCAGATGATTACAGAAAGGATAACACTTTGGGAGACAAACAGATGTATTGCAGCTCAGATTCCAATCCAGATCCCCAATTGCAGGAACCCATCATGGCAGCAGTAAATGGTGACAGAGTTAGCGTAGGAACATTTATTTTTGAGAGCCAAAACACGTACACTaaggaagaggaaggagagagcCAGCAAGACAACAGCAGGCAGGAAGAAATTAATGTACCCAACTCTAGTTTGGAAGGGAAAATGTTAGCCCAGCAAAGTAGGGAAGCTGATTGTAAAGAGGACCATGTTCAGGAAACTTTAGACAGAAGTTCAGCAGAATTTAGTGACCTAGCTGTAGAGGAATGCACAAGTTCCCTGATGAAAAGCGAGGTGTCAGATTT TCCTTTAAGAACCTCTATTGATCCTGGATTGACAATACAACCTTATATAACTTTATCTCCAACACAGCTATGTAAAAATCTTACTTTAAAAATCCAGAATGGAAGGAGAGAATTCCAG GCAAAGAATTGGAAACAATGGAGGAAATGA
- the PPP1R26 gene encoding protein phosphatase 1 regulatory subunit 26 isoform X2, with product MFLMNASPLIALQTKWESFGQSRSCRYPVCFSESEEDVTRASVSAKVQMIINNLQSQESSLGMNNDYDCITQKKRKGEKRGNRLTSTQQHTKYSKRGCPADSDGTEVEDSSEFGTLLLESDSDDSVDRDIEEAIQEYLKKKSKNIQPLPSNAECSDRTDGDKRVKRELSQNKVTRNLLPMKFKAEMVTDHVGICEKLRAASPLSISSDDSFEQSIHAEIVQFLNEKKQQETNKCVIVEDKNLEQRETQVKSMFKCNKESANKANRSTLKQGCKALLLRHQPKLRKTNVQSKCLKSKISEEPSDFSRGNQAHFKMTATSQPWVVEQNKEGESKRNFCKTEGEQIIESTHLSDSSSDDGIEEAIQLYQLEKIKKEANPTTDLQKGVADISASLTISSTKCASAEDHKKSLSSKRREMSTKSTQFKGTGNEFNKLFKPLKKARSCASPVNKIAKCELTLQASCRADTSAELMCAEAILDISKTIMPPQMGSEDKSFAANPFFYPQSMPSSHCESDSSPVDSDDSIEQEIRAFLALKAQSERLVTKPDNLSHSVQRPLSSERNSVTGGIEPSLPKTLNLSLSRKRRLKGESKVAKQSIDNKTEGMEMGCTHADYGNSAKMPVLQDGSGLSCHRKACEAGRSGNKETSQQQISTEFTGLVDKHVALDFANSLMQVQSNTRELIKNTVQAQERDGTDDKSSSLDSDEDLDSAIKDLLRSKRKLKKKSKDQKIQCKKKVRFGDTETQLLDELSSLQQKDWKCKSSILLKSCLSKSRKDTKENTVRSPQNNVNGRLSKGRTESIKDLPFALQFKKECKPKPVCNENNLEAAKNKRCSLTATSATDDSSSVDSDDSIEQEIRKFLAEKAKDSASSMEIRRDNLTADSLRVTKPRANKGKAKHQLIENETNMLSGQSKKTEKGSHQTDELKSSRRTVGESAIMHDGGKSASYAENVYLHTTLELKAEQGTVWTKGLAAGALSVKGNSLSKKSTIEPKQKSLSSTHSKGDGCTLQKYFNAKSNSKRNSTFQLKISSKFIAGLKYARDRKKSVLLNKRQNVELSLPHSSTLRTEVALSNVCALEQKSGALVQNGDLGGEGKTGIKEANFTQSLIIEETSLRIAETCEKLEAAPLHGKTEADDYRKDNTLGDKQMYCSSDSNPDPQLQEPIMAAVNGDRVSVGTFIFESQNTYTKEEEGESQQDNSRQEEINVPNSSLEGKMLAQQSREADCKEDHVQETLDRSSAEFSDLAVEECTSSLMKSEVSDLQRIGNNGGNEDMP from the exons ATGTTTCTTATGAATGCCTCTCCTTTGATAGCTCTGCAGACAAAATGGGAGTCCTTTGGACAATCAAGGAGCTGTAGGTACCCTGTTTGCTTCTCTGAATCTGAAGAGGATGTTACTAGAGCATCTGTAAGTGCAAAAGTTCAGATGATCATAAACAACCTGCAAAGTCAAGAGTCTTCCCTGGGTATGAACAATGATTATGACTGTATTACACAGAAAAAACgaaagggagaaaaaaggggTAACAGACTTACATCTACACAACAGCACACTAAATATTCCAAGCGAGGTTGCCCTGCTGATTCTGATGGCACAGAAGTGGAAGACAGTTCAGAGTTTGGGACCCTCCTGTTGGAGTCGGATAGTGACGATTCTGTTGATCGAGACATAGAGGAAGCCATTCAAGAGTACttgaaaaagaaaagcaagaatATCCAGCCGTTGCCAAGCAATGCAGAGTGTTCAGATAGAACAGATGGAGACAAGAGGGTCAAAAGGGAACTCTCACAGAACAAGGTGACTAGAAATCTACTCCCTATGAAATTTaaagctgaaatggtgactgaccACGTGGGAATTTGTGAAAAGCTACGGGCTGCTTCACCTCTGAGCATCAGTAGTGATGACTCTTTTGAACAGAGCATACATGCTGAAATTGTACAGTTCTTGAATGAAAAGAAACAGCAAGAAACTAATAAGTGTGTAATTGTGGAGGATAAAAACCTAGAACAGAGAGAAACTCAAGTGAAATCTATGTTTAAATGTAACAAAGAATCAGCTAACAAAGCAAATCGCAGTACTTTAAAGCAAGGATGCAAAGCACTCCTCTTAAGGCACCAGCCCAAACTAAGGAAGACCAATGTACAATCTAAATGTTTGAAGTCTAAAATCAGTGAAGAGCCTAGTGACTTCAGTAGAGGAAACcaggcacattttaaaatgactgcTACTAGCCAACCCTGGGTTGTTGAGCAAAATAAAGAAGGTGAAAGCAAGAGAAATTTCTGCAAAACCGAAGGGGAACAAATAATTGAAAGCACACACTTATCTGATTCAAGTAGCGATGATGGTATCGAAGAAGCCATTCAGCTTTATCAGCTGGAGAAAATCAAGAAAGAGGCAAACCCTACAACAGACTTGCAAAAAGGTGTGGCAGACATTTCGGCAAGCCTAACAATTAGCTCAACAAAATGTGCATCGGCAGAAGACCATAAAAAATCCTTAAGCagcaaaaggagagagatgaGTACAAAATCTACACAATTTAAAGGCACTGGCAATGAATTTAACAAACTGTTTAAGCCGTTGAAAAAAGCCAGAAGTTGTGCATCTCCAGTAAACAAAATTGCCAAATGCGAGCTCACGTTGCAGGCTTCTTGCAGGGCAGACACATCTGCAGAACTGATGTGTGCGGAAGCCATCCTTGACATTTCCAAAACAATCATGCCACCCCAAATGGGAAGTGAGGACAAATCATTTGCAGCAAACCCTTTCTTCTATCCCCAAAGCATGCCTTCCTCCCACTGTGAAAGTGACAGCAGCCCTGTGGATAGCGATGATAGCATAGAGCAAGAAATCAGGGCTTTTTTGGCTCTCAAGGCACAGTCAGAAAGGCTTGTAACAAAACCTGATAATTTGTCCCACTCTGTGCAGAGGCCTTTGTCTTCTGAGCGTAACAGTGTAACTGGTGGCATTGAACCTTCCCTCCCCAAAACACTGAATTTATCGTTGAGTCGTAAAAGGAGACTTAAAGGAGAAAGCAAAGTAGCAAAACAGAGCATAGACAATAAAACAGAAGGGATGGAGATGGGGTGTACCCATGCGGATTATGGTAATAGCGCCAAAATGCCAGTTTTGCAAGATGGGAGTGGCCTGAGCTGTCATAGAAAAGCTTGTGAAGCTGGAAGGTCTGGTAACAAAGAAACAAGTCAGCAGCAGATCTCTACAGAATTTACTGGGCTTGTTGACAAGCACGTAGCTTTAGACTTCGCAAACAGCTTGATGCAGGTTCAGAGTAACACAAGAGAACTGATAAAAAATACAGTCCAGGCTCAAGAGAGAGATGGTACAGATGACAAGAGCAGTTCTCTGGACAGCGATGAAGATCTTGATAGCGCTATCAAAGACCTCTTAAGGTCCAAGAGGAAACTAAAGAAAAAGTCCAAAGACCAAAAAATCCAATGCAAGAAGAAAGTCAGATTTGGTGACACTGAAACCCAGCTTTTGGATGAACTCAGTAGCCTCCAGCAAAAGGACTGGAAATGCAAAAGTTCTATTCTGCTAAAAAGCTGCCTCTCAAAATCACGTAAAGATACTAAGGAAAATACAGTTAGAAGCCCCCAGAACAATGTAAATGGCAGGCTCTCAAAGGGAAGAACAGAAAGCATAAAGGACTTACCGTTTGCGTTGCAGTTTAAAAAAGAATGTAAACCTAAACCAGTTTGCAACGAGAATAACCTGGAGGCAGCGAAAAATAAAAGATGTTCTTTAACTGCTACTTCAGCAACAGATGACAGCAGCTCTGTGGATAGCGACGACAGCATCGAACAAGAAATTAGGAAATTTTTGGCAGAAAAGGCTAAAGACTCTGCAAGCAGTATGGAAATACGGAGGGATAACTTAACTGCTGACTCATTGAGAGTTACCAAACCACGTGCAAATAAAGGAAAAGCAAAGCATCAGCTAATCGAAAATGAGACTAACATGTTATCAGGTCAGAGtaaaaaaactgaaaagggaTCTCATCAAACAGATGAATTGAAAAGCTCTCGGAGAACTGTAGGAGAAAGTGCAATAATGCATGATGGTGGGAAAAGTGCATCCTACGCAGAGAACGTGTACCTCCATACTACTCTAGAGTTGAAGGCTGAGCAAGGGACAGTATGGACTAAAGGTTTAGCTGCTGGTGCTTTGTCTGTAAAAGGAAATTCATTAAGTAAAAAGAGTACTATAGAGCCTAAGCAGAAAAGCCTTTCATCTACACACAGCAAAGGTGATGGGTGTACATTGCAAAAATACTTTAATGCTAAGTCTAATTCCAAAAGAAATAGCACCTTTCAGTTAAAAATTTCAAGCAAATTTATAGCTGGTCTAAAGTATGCTCGCGATAGAAAGAAATCTGTGCTTTTAAACAAAAGGCAAAATGTAGAACTTTCACTTCCCCATAGCAGCACATTAAGGACTGAGGTAGCTCTCTCGAATGTTTGTGCACTTGAACAGAAAAGTGGAGCCTTGGTGCAAAATGGGGACCTTGGTGGAGAGGGAAAGACAGGAATAAAAGAAGCAAATTTTACTCAGAGCCTCATAATAGAGGAGACAAGTCTCCGTATAGCAGAAACCTGTGAAAAACTGGAGGCTGCTCCTTTGCATGGTAAGACTGAAGCAGATGATTACAGAAAGGATAACACTTTGGGAGACAAACAGATGTATTGCAGCTCAGATTCCAATCCAGATCCCCAATTGCAGGAACCCATCATGGCAGCAGTAAATGGTGACAGAGTTAGCGTAGGAACATTTATTTTTGAGAGCCAAAACACGTACACTaaggaagaggaaggagagagcCAGCAAGACAACAGCAGGCAGGAAGAAATTAATGTACCCAACTCTAGTTTGGAAGGGAAAATGTTAGCCCAGCAAAGTAGGGAAGCTGATTGTAAAGAGGACCATGTTCAGGAAACTTTAGACAGAAGTTCAGCAGAATTTAGTGACCTAGCTGTAGAGGAATGCACAAGTTCCCTGATGAAAAGCGAGGTGTCAGATTT GCAAAGAATTGGAAACAATGGAGGAAATGAAGACATGCCCTGA